A single window of Montipora capricornis isolate CH-2021 chromosome 14, ASM3666992v2, whole genome shotgun sequence DNA harbors:
- the LOC138032220 gene encoding uncharacterized protein, protein MAGVAGDDAGTKTCSNFKEWSSEEVVTWCREIASLPEDVATAFRDNKILGKHLSHFLDRSGNLQLQMIERCGLTELCHQLDFKIALESLLESGKQSERVLQEVKQKRSGKLNIQDIKALDSSSKSIYLTVRARIRKAAEEEFPGNKIPTFRSNPEAKKRLNDLVKGLTETCTIKELGFEEGHPFTYHGSSE, encoded by the exons AAAACATGTTCAAATTTTAAAG AGTGGAGTTCAGAAGAAGTTGTCACATGGTGCAGAGAGATTGCCAGTTTACCTGAAGACGTGGCAACAGCTTTTCGAG ACAACAAAATCCTTGGAAAACACCTATCTCACTTCTTAGACAGATCCGGAAATCTTCAGTTACAGATGATCGAACGCTGTGGATTGACTGAGCTGTGCCATCAATTAGACTTTAAAATTGCACTGGAATCACTCTTGGAAAGTG GAAAACAGTCAGAAAGGGTGCTTCAAGAAGTTAAGCAAAAACGCAGTGGAAAACTTAATATCCAAGATATCAAAGCCTTGGACTCATCGTCTAAATCCATATACCTTACTGT GAGGGCACGTATAAGAAAAGCTGCGGAAGAAGAGTTTCCAGGGAACAAAATTCCAACCTTCAGAAGTAACCCCGAGGCAAAAAAAAGGCTCAATGACCTGGTGAAGGGTCTAACTGAAACATGCACCATCAAAGAACTTGGTTTTGAAGAAG GGCATCCGTTCACATATCATGGCAGTTCTGAATGA